The Mycobacterium seoulense genome has a window encoding:
- the rocD gene encoding ornithine--oxo-acid transaminase, whose protein sequence is MTILDARTSTRTAAAIGLVERYAAHNYSPLPVVAASAEGAWITDVDGRRYLDCLAAYSAVNFGHRNPEITAAAHAQLDTVTLVSRAFHSDTLGPFCAALARLCGKDLVLPMNSGAEAVESGLKVARKWGTDVKGVPDGRANIIVADNNFHGRTISIVSFSSDPMARAGFGPFTPGFRSVPFGDAAALARAIDDDTVAVLLEPIQGEAGIVVPPDDYLPAVRAVCSERNVLMIADEIQSGLARTGHTFACDHWGVVPDVYLLGKALGGGVVPLSAVVADREVLGVLRPGEHGSTFGGNPLAAAIGATVVAMLGRGEFQARSARLGARLHERLRELVGHGVLAVRGLGLWAGVDIDPALGTGKQMSLRLAERGVLVKDTHESTLRFAPPLVISEQEIDWAVEQFAMALREAGP, encoded by the coding sequence GTGACCATCCTCGACGCCCGGACGTCGACCCGGACCGCCGCCGCGATCGGCCTGGTCGAACGCTATGCCGCGCACAACTATTCGCCCCTGCCGGTGGTCGCGGCCAGCGCCGAGGGCGCCTGGATCACCGATGTGGACGGCCGGCGCTACCTGGATTGCCTGGCCGCCTACTCGGCGGTCAACTTCGGCCACCGCAATCCCGAGATCACCGCGGCGGCCCACGCCCAACTCGACACCGTCACCTTGGTGAGCCGCGCGTTCCATTCCGACACGCTCGGTCCGTTCTGCGCCGCCCTTGCGCGCCTCTGCGGCAAAGACCTGGTGTTGCCGATGAACTCGGGTGCTGAAGCCGTGGAGAGTGGTCTCAAAGTCGCCCGCAAGTGGGGCACCGACGTCAAGGGCGTCCCCGATGGTCGGGCCAACATCATCGTGGCGGACAACAACTTCCACGGCCGCACGATCAGCATCGTCAGCTTCTCTTCGGACCCCATGGCGCGGGCCGGATTCGGACCGTTCACCCCGGGGTTCCGCTCGGTACCCTTCGGCGATGCCGCCGCGCTGGCCCGCGCGATCGACGACGACACCGTCGCGGTGTTGCTCGAACCGATTCAGGGCGAGGCGGGCATCGTCGTCCCGCCCGACGACTACCTGCCCGCAGTTCGCGCCGTGTGCAGCGAGCGCAACGTGCTGATGATCGCCGACGAGATCCAATCCGGCCTGGCGCGCACGGGCCACACCTTCGCCTGCGACCACTGGGGCGTGGTGCCGGACGTCTACCTGCTCGGCAAGGCGCTGGGCGGGGGCGTGGTTCCGTTATCGGCGGTTGTCGCCGACCGCGAGGTGTTGGGCGTGCTGCGCCCCGGTGAACACGGCTCGACCTTCGGCGGCAACCCGTTGGCCGCCGCCATCGGCGCCACCGTGGTCGCCATGCTGGGCCGCGGAGAGTTCCAGGCCCGCTCGGCGCGGTTGGGCGCGCGCCTGCACGAGCGCCTGCGGGAACTGGTGGGGCACGGCGTCCTGGCGGTGCGGGGCCTGGGGCTGTGGGCCGGCGTCGACATCGACCCGGCGCTCGGGACGGGCAAGCAGATGAGCCTTCGGCTGGCCGAGCGCGGTGTCCTGGTCAAGGACACCCACGAGTCGACGCTGCGGTTCGCGCCGCCGCTAGTGATCAGCGAGCAGGAGATCGACTGGGCGGTTGAGCAGTTCGCTATGGCGTTGCGGGAGGCTGGCCCATAA
- the ddaH gene encoding dimethylargininase: protein MTEQYVVAPRSEPLSVGRTRRPRARRYAMTPPAFFAVEYAINPWMDVTTPVDVGLAHAQWENLRTTYLRLGHRVEVIEPVPGLPDMVYAANGGFIAGGVAIVARFRFAERAGESRAYAEWMSALGYRPVSTRHVNEGQGDLLMIGEKVLAGYGFRTDRRAHAEISAALGAPVVSLELVDPRFYHLDTALAVLDDHTIAFYPPAFSAAAQARLHALFPDAIVVGSADAYVLGLNVVSDGMHVVLPSAAVGFAEQLRGAGFEPVGVDLSELLKGGGSVKCCTLEVFP from the coding sequence ATGACGGAACAATACGTCGTAGCGCCCCGCTCGGAGCCGTTATCGGTCGGTCGCACCCGCAGACCGCGCGCCCGCCGGTACGCGATGACGCCGCCCGCCTTCTTCGCGGTCGAGTACGCGATCAACCCCTGGATGGACGTCACCACGCCCGTCGACGTCGGCCTCGCCCACGCTCAATGGGAGAACCTGCGCACGACCTACCTTCGGCTGGGCCACCGGGTGGAGGTGATCGAGCCCGTGCCCGGGCTGCCCGACATGGTGTACGCCGCCAACGGCGGATTCATCGCGGGCGGCGTCGCGATCGTCGCGAGGTTTCGCTTCGCCGAGCGGGCCGGCGAATCGCGCGCCTACGCCGAATGGATGTCCGCCCTCGGTTACCGGCCCGTGTCCACCCGCCACGTCAACGAGGGGCAGGGCGACCTGCTGATGATCGGGGAAAAGGTGTTGGCGGGCTACGGCTTTCGCACCGACCGGCGTGCGCACGCGGAAATTTCGGCAGCCCTCGGCGCGCCGGTCGTCTCGCTGGAGTTGGTGGATCCGCGCTTCTACCACCTCGACACCGCGCTCGCCGTTCTCGACGACCACACGATCGCGTTCTACCCGCCGGCGTTCAGCGCGGCCGCACAGGCCCGGCTGCACGCGCTGTTTCCCGACGCCATCGTGGTCGGGAGCGCCGACGCGTACGTGCTGGGCCTCAACGTCGTCTCGGACGGCATGCACGTCGTCCTTCCCTCTGCGGCAGTGGGTTTCGCCGAGCAGCTGCGCGGCGCCGGCTTCGAGCCCGTCGGCGTCGACCTGTCCGAACTCCTCAAGGGCGGCGGTTCGGTCAAGTGCTGCACATTGGAGGTGTTTCCGTGA
- a CDS encoding Lrp/AsnC family transcriptional regulator, translated as MERLDETDARILAELTEHARATFAEIGEKVNLSAPAVKRRVDRMLDTGVIKGFTTVVDRNALGWNTEAYVQVFCHGTIAPDRLRAAWVDMPEVVSAATVTGTSDAILHVLARDMSHLEAALERIRSSADIERSESIVVLSNLIDRMRT; from the coding sequence ATGGAGCGGCTCGATGAGACCGACGCGCGCATCCTCGCCGAACTGACCGAGCATGCCCGGGCGACCTTCGCCGAAATCGGCGAGAAGGTGAACCTGTCGGCGCCCGCGGTCAAGCGCCGCGTCGACCGGATGCTCGACACCGGCGTCATCAAGGGCTTCACCACCGTCGTCGACCGCAATGCCCTGGGCTGGAACACGGAAGCCTATGTGCAGGTGTTCTGCCACGGCACGATCGCCCCCGACCGGTTGCGCGCCGCCTGGGTGGACATGCCGGAGGTGGTCAGCGCCGCGACGGTGACCGGCACGTCGGACGCGATCCTGCACGTGCTGGCGCGCGACATGAGTCACCTGGAGGCGGCCCTCGAGCGCATCCGGTCGAGCGCCGACATCGAGCGCAGCGAAAGCATCGTGGTGTTGTCGAACCTCATCGACCGGATGAGAACCTGA
- a CDS encoding sulfatase-like hydrolase/transferase, translated as MSDRPDVIVIMTDEERAVPPYEDPDVLAWRDRTLTGRQWFDDHGVSFARHYSGSLACVPSRPTIFTGHYPDLHGVTQTDGIGKTADDSRMRWLRPGEVPTLGNWFRAAGYDTHYDGKWHISHADLTNPRTGRPLPTNDENGAVDAAAVRRYLEADPLGPFGFSGWVGPEPHGAALADAGVRRDPLIADRVVAWLADRYARRRDGDPAALRPFLLVASFVNPHDIVLFPAWSRRSPVKPSPLDPPAVPAAPTADEDLSTKPAAQIAFREAYYSGYGPAPAIDRTYERNAQRYRDLYYRLHAEVDGPIDRVRRAVTEGGSDDAVLVRTADHGDLLGAHGGLHQKWFNLYDEATRVPFVIARIGGYATRPRRITAPTSHVDLVPTLLGAAGVDVAAVGATLAQTFSEVHQLPGRNLMPVVDGAAADETRAVYLMTRDNMLEGDSGASGLGRRLRRTVNPPAPLRIRVPAYTASNFEGLVVRVDEATAAGGGHLWKLVRTFDDPSTWTEPGVRHLAASGLGGEAYRTSPLDDQWELYDLTADPIEAINRWTDPDLHALRQHLRTQLKHIRADSVPERNRPWPYASRRPPTARPSRLRRIIAATFGR; from the coding sequence GTGTCTGATCGCCCCGACGTCATCGTCATCATGACCGACGAGGAACGCGCGGTCCCGCCGTACGAGGATCCCGACGTGCTCGCATGGCGCGACCGGACGTTGACCGGCCGCCAGTGGTTCGACGACCACGGCGTCAGCTTCGCCCGGCACTACAGCGGCTCGCTGGCGTGCGTGCCGAGCCGCCCGACCATCTTCACCGGGCACTACCCCGATCTGCACGGCGTCACCCAGACCGATGGCATCGGGAAGACCGCCGACGACTCGCGCATGCGCTGGCTGCGGCCGGGCGAGGTGCCCACACTGGGCAATTGGTTCCGGGCTGCCGGATACGACACCCACTACGACGGCAAGTGGCACATCTCGCACGCCGATCTCACCAACCCCCGGACCGGCCGACCGCTGCCCACCAATGACGAGAACGGTGCCGTCGACGCCGCCGCGGTGCGGCGCTACCTGGAGGCGGATCCGTTGGGGCCGTTCGGTTTCTCCGGGTGGGTCGGGCCGGAGCCGCACGGTGCGGCGTTGGCTGACGCCGGCGTCCGCCGGGACCCGCTGATCGCCGACCGGGTGGTCGCGTGGCTCGCCGACCGTTACGCCCGTCGCCGCGACGGCGACCCCGCCGCGCTGCGCCCGTTCCTTCTTGTCGCCAGCTTCGTCAATCCCCACGACATCGTGCTCTTCCCGGCCTGGTCGCGGCGGAGCCCGGTCAAGCCGTCGCCGCTCGACCCGCCCGCGGTGCCCGCCGCGCCCACCGCGGACGAAGACCTGTCCACCAAACCGGCGGCGCAGATCGCTTTTCGCGAGGCCTACTACTCCGGGTACGGGCCCGCGCCCGCGATCGACCGAACCTACGAGCGCAACGCGCAGCGCTATCGCGACCTGTACTACCGGCTGCACGCCGAGGTGGACGGACCGATCGACCGTGTCAGGCGGGCGGTCACCGAAGGTGGTTCGGACGACGCGGTATTGGTGCGCACGGCCGACCACGGCGATCTGTTGGGCGCCCACGGCGGCCTGCACCAGAAATGGTTCAACCTCTACGACGAGGCCACCCGCGTTCCCTTCGTCATCGCGCGCATCGGCGGGTACGCGACGCGGCCGCGGCGGATCACGGCGCCGACTTCACACGTCGATCTGGTCCCCACCCTGCTGGGGGCGGCGGGCGTCGACGTGGCCGCGGTGGGTGCCACGCTCGCTCAGACGTTTTCGGAAGTGCACCAGCTACCGGGCCGCAACCTGATGCCGGTCGTGGACGGCGCCGCGGCCGACGAGACCCGTGCCGTCTACCTGATGACCCGCGACAACATGCTCGAGGGAGACAGCGGCGCCTCGGGATTGGGCCGCCGGCTGAGGCGTACGGTCAATCCGCCTGCGCCGCTGCGCATCCGGGTGCCGGCCTACACCGCCTCCAACTTCGAGGGGCTGGTCGTTCGCGTCGACGAGGCAACGGCCGCCGGCGGCGGCCATCTTTGGAAGCTGGTACGAACCTTCGACGACCCGAGTACCTGGACGGAGCCCGGAGTGCGGCACCTGGCGGCAAGCGGGCTCGGGGGAGAGGCGTACCGGACGTCCCCGCTCGACGACCAGTGGGAGCTGTACGACCTGACCGCCGACCCGATCGAGGCGATCAACCGGTGGACCGATCCGGACCTGCACGCCCTGCGCCAGCACCTGCGAACGCAGCTCAAACACATCCGGGCCGACTCCGTTCCCGAGCGAAACAGGCCCTGGCCCTACGCTTCTCGTCGGCCGCCGACTGCGCGGCCGTCGAGGTTGCGGCGCATCATTGCGGCCACATTCGGTCGCTGA
- a CDS encoding SRPBCC family protein, translating to MADIQRTRTIAARIGDIWETLADFGSISSWAGNVDHSCVLFSGPDEEAVGTARRVQVNRDAFVERITEFDPPRALGYDIDGLPSRLRRVCNRWTLAAAAGESGRTLVTLTSTVEIGPRATQRLAEQVLCRFLARQSEAMLAGLANRLEHAGV from the coding sequence GTGGCCGACATTCAGCGGACTCGCACGATCGCGGCACGCATCGGCGACATCTGGGAAACACTCGCAGACTTCGGGTCGATCAGTTCGTGGGCCGGCAACGTCGACCACTCGTGCGTCTTGTTCTCCGGACCCGATGAGGAGGCCGTCGGCACCGCACGGCGCGTGCAGGTCAATCGTGACGCCTTCGTCGAGCGCATCACGGAGTTCGACCCGCCCCGCGCCCTCGGTTACGACATCGACGGCCTGCCCAGCCGCCTGCGCAGGGTGTGCAACCGCTGGACGCTGGCAGCGGCCGCCGGCGAATCGGGCCGGACTCTGGTGACGCTCACCAGCACTGTCGAAATCGGGCCGCGCGCAACGCAAAGACTGGCCGAACAAGTCCTGTGCCGCTTCCTCGCGCGACAGTCCGAGGCCATGCTTGCCGGGCTCGCGAATCGATTGGAGCACGCCGGTGTCTGA
- a CDS encoding CbiQ family ECF transporter T component, producing MTAASSPASGRSRRTSRPVVLLVPVPGGSAIHNLWAGTKLLVVFGVSVLLTLYPGWVTIGSVAALLLAAVWIARIPRGALPSIPRWLWVLLALGFLTAALAGGSPAISIGGVSVWLGGALNFLRISALSVVLLGLGAMVSWTTNVAEIAPALTILGRPFKWLRIPVDEWAVALALALRAFPLLIEEFQVLYAARRLRPNHMPSSRKARVRQTAGNSIDLVAAAVVVTLRRADEMGDAITARGGIGQLSADPARPRLGDWATLAVTLAVSGAAVAIETIFHLTH from the coding sequence GTGACCGCGGCCTCGAGCCCCGCATCCGGCCGCAGCCGGCGCACCTCTCGTCCGGTGGTGCTTTTGGTTCCGGTGCCCGGCGGGTCCGCCATCCACAACTTATGGGCCGGCACGAAACTCCTGGTGGTTTTCGGTGTTTCGGTGTTGCTGACCCTCTACCCGGGTTGGGTGACGATCGGGTCGGTGGCGGCGCTGCTGCTCGCGGCGGTTTGGATCGCTCGCATCCCCCGGGGTGCGCTTCCGTCGATTCCGCGATGGTTGTGGGTCCTGCTGGCATTGGGTTTTCTGACCGCCGCCCTCGCCGGTGGTAGCCCGGCGATATCGATCGGCGGGGTCAGCGTCTGGCTTGGCGGAGCGTTGAATTTCCTGCGGATCAGCGCGCTGTCGGTCGTTTTGCTTGGGTTGGGGGCGATGGTGTCCTGGACCACCAATGTCGCCGAAATCGCGCCGGCTTTGACAATTCTGGGCCGCCCCTTCAAATGGCTGCGGATTCCGGTTGATGAGTGGGCCGTGGCCTTGGCGTTGGCGCTACGCGCCTTCCCGTTGTTGATCGAGGAATTCCAGGTGCTCTACGCCGCCCGTCGATTGCGGCCGAACCATATGCCATCGAGTCGCAAGGCCCGCGTTCGGCAGACGGCGGGCAACTCCATCGACCTGGTTGCCGCCGCCGTCGTCGTGACTCTGCGGCGCGCCGACGAGATGGGCGACGCGATCACTGCTCGCGGCGGCATCGGTCAGCTCTCCGCCGATCCAGCGCGGCCGAGGTTGGGGGACTGGGCGACGCTCGCGGTGACCCTGGCGGTGAGCGGCGCGGCGGTGGCGATCGAGACAATATTTCACCTGACTCACTAG
- a CDS encoding ATP-binding cassette domain-containing protein — protein MNARRPVRSRHRGGPLQPAELAQAAVMGALCAVIAIIAGVIPFAQGLALLGTVPMGLLTYRYRVRVLLAATFAAAMIAFLISGLGGFLTVVNCAYIGGLTGSVKRRGRGTPTVVVASLIAGVAVAAATVGFLAVLNRLRHLIFEVMKANVDGVIAFLNRLDLQWLGADVLRCFEFGLRYWPWLMLMYVTYGVILSSLIGWWALSRLLDRMGNVPDVHKLDAPNESPDAPIGPVPVRLDKVRFRYPNAKQDALRELSLELEVGEHVAVIGANGSGKTTLTLILAGRQPTSGTVHRPGAVGLGMLGGTALVLQHPKSQVLGTRVADDVVWGLPPGTEVDVDHLLSEVGLGGFAERDTGSLSGGELQRLALAAALAREPALLIADEFTSMIDQKGREVLLNVLSGLPKRHRTALVHITHFDNEAASADRTINLSDSPDNTVGDSPPAQSPVIAVPRASHQPVLEIVGVGHEYNSGTPWAKTALRDVSFVVEQGDGILIHGGNGSGKSTLAWVMAGLTAPTVGACLIDGEPIRDHVGAVALSFQTARLQLMRSHVGLEVASVAGFSHDDEDRVAAALGAVGLEPAMGKRRIDQLSGGQMRRVVLAGLLACSPRVLILDEPLAGLDIGSQRGLLRVLADLRRHRGLTVVVISHDFGGLEAVCPRTLHLRNGALEAVSATAAAGGVP, from the coding sequence GTGAATGCCCGTCGCCCCGTCCGTTCGCGCCATCGGGGTGGACCTTTACAACCGGCAGAATTGGCGCAGGCCGCGGTCATGGGGGCGCTCTGCGCGGTCATCGCGATCATCGCCGGGGTGATCCCGTTCGCGCAGGGATTGGCACTGCTGGGCACGGTGCCGATGGGGTTACTGACCTACCGTTACCGGGTTCGGGTGCTGCTCGCCGCGACATTTGCTGCCGCAATGATCGCCTTCCTCATCTCGGGACTGGGCGGTTTCTTGACGGTGGTCAACTGTGCATACATCGGCGGGTTGACCGGATCGGTCAAGCGCCGGGGCAGAGGCACACCAACCGTCGTCGTCGCGTCCCTGATCGCCGGGGTGGCCGTCGCCGCGGCGACAGTCGGTTTTCTTGCGGTGCTGAATCGGCTGCGGCATCTGATATTTGAGGTGATGAAGGCCAACGTCGACGGTGTCATTGCCTTCCTGAACCGGCTTGACCTGCAGTGGCTCGGTGCGGACGTGCTGCGGTGCTTCGAATTCGGGCTGCGTTACTGGCCCTGGCTCATGCTCATGTATGTCACCTACGGGGTCATCTTGTCGTCCTTGATCGGTTGGTGGGCGCTTTCCCGCTTGCTGGACCGCATGGGCAACGTTCCGGATGTGCACAAACTCGATGCGCCGAACGAAAGCCCCGACGCCCCGATCGGGCCCGTGCCGGTGCGATTGGACAAGGTCCGGTTCCGCTACCCCAACGCCAAGCAGGACGCGCTGCGCGAGCTCAGCCTGGAACTCGAGGTCGGCGAACACGTCGCCGTCATCGGCGCCAACGGGTCCGGGAAGACCACGTTGACGCTGATCCTGGCGGGCAGGCAACCGACGTCGGGAACCGTCCACCGCCCGGGCGCGGTGGGGTTGGGCATGTTGGGCGGCACGGCGCTCGTTCTGCAGCACCCGAAGAGCCAGGTCCTGGGCACGAGGGTCGCCGATGATGTGGTCTGGGGGCTGCCGCCGGGCACCGAGGTCGACGTCGACCATCTGCTCAGCGAAGTGGGGCTCGGGGGTTTCGCCGAACGTGACACCGGAAGCCTGTCCGGTGGGGAACTGCAGCGCCTGGCGCTGGCCGCGGCGCTCGCTCGGGAACCAGCGTTGCTGATCGCCGACGAGTTCACCAGCATGATCGACCAAAAGGGCCGCGAGGTCCTGCTGAATGTGCTGTCGGGCCTGCCCAAACGGCATCGGACCGCCCTGGTGCACATCACGCACTTCGACAACGAGGCCGCGTCCGCCGACCGGACGATCAACCTCAGCGATTCCCCAGATAACACCGTGGGGGACTCACCGCCGGCCCAGTCGCCGGTCATCGCGGTTCCGCGCGCATCCCACCAGCCCGTGCTCGAAATCGTCGGGGTCGGACACGAATACAACAGCGGGACACCGTGGGCCAAGACCGCGCTGCGCGATGTCAGCTTCGTGGTGGAGCAGGGCGACGGCATTCTGATTCACGGCGGCAACGGCTCGGGCAAGTCGACGCTGGCGTGGGTCATGGCCGGGCTGACCGCTCCGACCGTCGGCGCCTGTTTGATCGACGGTGAGCCGATCCGTGACCACGTCGGAGCGGTGGCGCTGTCGTTTCAGACGGCGAGGCTGCAATTGATGCGCAGCCATGTCGGCTTGGAAGTTGCTTCCGTTGCGGGCTTTTCGCACGACGACGAAGACCGGGTCGCCGCCGCTCTGGGCGCGGTCGGACTGGAACCCGCGATGGGCAAGCGGCGCATCGACCAGCTCAGCGGTGGCCAGATGCGACGGGTCGTGCTGGCCGGACTGCTCGCGTGTTCGCCACGCGTACTGATCCTCGACGAGCCGCTGGCTGGGTTGGACATCGGCAGCCAGCGGGGCCTGCTGCGGGTGCTGGCGGATCTGCGCCGGCACAGAGGTCTCACCGTGGTCGTCATCTCGCACGACTTCGGCGGTTTGGAAGCCGTGTGCCCGCGGACCCTGCACCTGCGAAATGGTGCGCTGGAAGCGGTGTCGGCCACCGCCGCGGCAGGGGGTGTGCCGTGA
- a CDS encoding MarR family winged helix-turn-helix transcriptional regulator gives MDRVVESPHVEAQQLGADLLAVVARLNRLATQRIQMPLPAAQARLLATIEAHGEARIGDLATVDHCSQPTMTTQVRRLEDAGLVTRTVDPGDARAVRIRITPQGKRMLNAVRADRAAAIEPQLALLEPGDRQVLTDAVKVLRRLLDNASPAGRRNTL, from the coding sequence ATGGACAGAGTTGTCGAGAGCCCACACGTCGAGGCCCAGCAGCTGGGGGCGGATCTGCTCGCGGTGGTGGCGCGGCTCAACCGGCTCGCCACCCAGCGGATCCAGATGCCTTTGCCCGCGGCGCAAGCCAGGCTGCTGGCCACGATCGAAGCCCATGGAGAAGCCCGAATCGGCGACCTCGCCACCGTCGATCACTGCTCGCAACCGACCATGACCACCCAGGTGCGCCGGCTCGAAGACGCCGGCCTGGTCACCCGGACGGTCGACCCGGGGGACGCCCGCGCCGTCCGGATCCGCATCACCCCGCAGGGCAAACGCATGCTCAACGCGGTGCGGGCGGACCGCGCCGCGGCGATCGAACCCCAGCTCGCGTTGCTCGAGCCGGGCGACCGCCAAGTGCTGACCGACGCGGTCAAGGTATTGCGCCGGCTCCTCGACAATGCGTCGCCGGCCGGCCGGCGTAACACGCTCTGA
- a CDS encoding ATP-binding cassette domain-containing protein — MRPEASAFRASPLTVWVGPTRFDFAPGRDVIVGYGPACDIALERLGNPTSPPPPPRPEVVLRFAGTHWLAIDLSHNGIFVDGARASTVQLRDGQAIGIGDPQRGPRLVFQISPPAAPPGRPARPAPPPPAYRPPPPPPPAPAWPQPARPTDPNLRAPTERETQRMRVVPPQPAAAEQPVRADPAPPAQPSAADAPEKGGPGLIERMITSKLRVARPSARAAEPNATYRLPLKADARTVGVTAYQLGLAVDGREMLSGISFAARPGMFTAVAGPSAARNSALLGLLAGTTQLSSGRVTVDGHDVHAEPEAMRTRIGIVAHDDRLHRQLTVERAVGYAAEMRLPQDIPREQRDRVVSQVLEELELTPHRATRIGKLSPELRRCAALAVELVTRPTLLVVDEPSAGLDAGQQRHVMAMLRRQADIGCVVVAAVSSRTSSANLDLCDQVLVLTSAGTPAFLGPPSQIDSDMGTADWPEVLARAGADPDGTHRAFLSRSPASALTPPVIAAPSPPPAEPPLARQFRLLARRDVRLFFAARLYFVFVVLLPFLLAGLTLLIPGDSGLARPRAGSAHPHEAIEILAALNVAAVIIGTALTIRAVVRERRVFRREQALGLSTAAYLAAKTLVFGLAAAVLTAIVFTIVIADKGGPARGAALLHDPTVELYVSVATTAIVSALIGLALSALGTSLREVLPLLLPVILVSALFNGSLVQLVSTWGFQQIAWFVPAQWGFAASASTVDLRRVDALAAGSQMWTHYSGWWVFDMNMLVLFGVAAAGFALYRLRPGRRESPKPSHREQQELSDLTR, encoded by the coding sequence ATGCGGCCCGAGGCTTCCGCGTTCAGGGCCTCTCCGTTGACCGTGTGGGTCGGGCCGACGCGGTTCGATTTCGCCCCGGGCCGCGATGTGATCGTCGGCTACGGCCCGGCCTGCGACATCGCCCTCGAGCGCCTCGGAAATCCGACCTCGCCGCCGCCACCGCCCCGCCCGGAGGTGGTGCTGCGGTTCGCCGGCACGCACTGGTTGGCCATCGACCTGAGCCACAACGGCATCTTCGTCGACGGTGCACGCGCGTCGACGGTGCAGCTCCGCGACGGTCAGGCGATCGGCATCGGCGACCCGCAGCGGGGGCCGCGGCTGGTCTTCCAGATCTCTCCCCCCGCCGCTCCGCCCGGGCGGCCTGCGCGCCCGGCTCCCCCACCCCCCGCCTACCGGCCGCCGCCACCCCCGCCGCCCGCTCCCGCCTGGCCGCAGCCCGCGCGTCCGACCGATCCCAACCTGCGCGCGCCGACCGAGCGCGAGACCCAACGCATGCGCGTCGTGCCGCCACAACCGGCCGCCGCCGAGCAGCCCGTGCGTGCCGACCCGGCGCCGCCCGCTCAGCCGAGTGCGGCCGACGCCCCGGAAAAGGGCGGTCCGGGCCTGATCGAGCGGATGATCACGTCCAAACTGCGCGTCGCCCGCCCGTCCGCGCGCGCCGCCGAGCCGAACGCCACCTACCGGTTGCCGCTCAAGGCCGACGCGCGCACCGTCGGGGTGACCGCATACCAGCTGGGGCTCGCCGTCGACGGGCGCGAGATGTTGTCGGGCATCTCGTTCGCGGCCCGTCCGGGCATGTTCACCGCGGTCGCCGGGCCGTCGGCCGCACGCAACTCCGCGCTACTCGGTCTGCTCGCCGGCACCACGCAACTCAGCTCGGGGCGCGTCACCGTCGACGGCCACGACGTGCACGCCGAGCCGGAGGCCATGCGCACCCGCATCGGCATCGTGGCGCACGACGACCGCCTGCACCGGCAGCTCACCGTCGAACGGGCCGTGGGGTATGCGGCCGAAATGCGCCTGCCGCAGGATATTCCGCGCGAACAACGCGACCGGGTGGTCAGCCAGGTGCTCGAGGAACTCGAGCTGACACCGCATCGGGCCACCCGGATCGGCAAGCTTTCACCCGAGCTGCGCCGGTGCGCCGCGCTGGCGGTCGAGCTCGTCACCCGGCCGACACTGCTGGTGGTCGACGAGCCGAGCGCCGGCCTGGATGCGGGGCAACAACGTCACGTGATGGCGATGCTGCGACGCCAGGCCGACATCGGCTGCGTGGTCGTGGCGGCCGTGTCGTCGCGAACGTCGTCGGCGAACCTCGATCTGTGCGACCAGGTTCTGGTCCTCACCTCCGCCGGCACGCCGGCGTTCCTCGGGCCGCCCTCGCAGATCGACTCCGACATGGGCACGGCCGACTGGCCCGAGGTGCTCGCCCGGGCGGGCGCCGACCCCGACGGAACCCACCGCGCGTTTCTCTCCCGGTCGCCGGCGTCGGCGTTGACGCCGCCGGTGATCGCCGCGCCGTCGCCGCCGCCCGCCGAACCCCCGTTGGCGCGGCAATTTCGGCTGCTGGCCCGCCGCGACGTCCGGCTCTTCTTCGCCGCCCGCCTCTACTTCGTGTTCGTGGTGCTGCTGCCGTTCCTGCTGGCGGGTCTAACCCTGCTGATTCCCGGAGACTCCGGCCTTGCCCGGCCCAGGGCGGGCAGTGCCCACCCGCACGAGGCCATCGAGATCCTGGCCGCCCTCAACGTCGCCGCGGTGATCATCGGCACCGCGCTGACCATCCGGGCCGTGGTGCGCGAGCGGCGGGTCTTCCGCCGCGAGCAGGCTCTCGGCCTGTCGACCGCGGCCTACCTGGCCGCCAAGACCCTCGTGTTCGGCCTGGCCGCGGCCGTCTTGACGGCGATCGTGTTCACCATCGTCATCGCCGACAAGGGTGGGCCCGCGCGTGGCGCCGCCCTGTTGCACGACCCGACGGTCGAGCTGTATGTGAGCGTGGCGACGACGGCGATCGTGTCCGCGCTGATCGGGCTCGCGTTGTCGGCGCTGGGCACGTCGCTGCGTGAGGTGCTGCCGCTGCTGTTGCCGGTGATCCTGGTGTCCGCGCTGTTCAACGGAAGCCTCGTGCAGCTGGTGAGCACGTGGGGCTTTCAGCAGATCGCCTGGTTCGTGCCCGCCCAATGGGGTTTCGCGGCATCGGCGTCCACAGTCGACCTGCGCAGGGTCGACGCGCTGGCCGCCGGGTCCCAAATGTGGACCCACTACAGCGGTTGGTGGGTGTTCGACATGAACATGCTGGTGCTCTTCGGCGTGGCGGCGGCGGGCTTCGCCCTCTACCGGCTGAGGCCCGGGCGGCGCGAGTCCCCCAAGCCGTCACATCGCGAACAACAGGAACTGAGTGACCTGACTCGGTGA